The following coding sequences are from one Mesorhizobium onobrychidis window:
- a CDS encoding HNH endonuclease, whose translation MKKKLKFNSAKVRSELVEIQRGKCYYCKEPFTETGPKQATLEHKKPKMDGGTNERSNLAAACLECNQRLGRQMNAAKQRKAMGAERSKRPESECATAY comes from the coding sequence ATGAAGAAGAAGCTGAAATTCAATTCAGCCAAAGTCCGAAGCGAACTGGTCGAGATCCAACGCGGGAAATGCTACTACTGCAAGGAACCGTTCACCGAGACCGGACCGAAGCAAGCCACCCTAGAGCACAAGAAGCCCAAAATGGATGGCGGCACGAACGAGCGGTCCAATCTGGCCGCCGCTTGCCTTGAGTGCAATCAGCGTCTCGGCCGGCAAATGAACGCTGCCAAGCAACGAAAAGCTATGGGAGCCGAGCGCTCGAAGCGCCCGGAGTCTGAATGCGCGACAGCGTACTGA
- a CDS encoding DnaJ domain-containing protein, producing the protein MFIDYYELLEISPNANSETIERVFRYFAMRYHPDNQDTGDASRFSEIAEAHNTLKDPVKRVQYDIQYKDHLKLRRELIEEVSNTKGIERDGVIQAKLLSLLYVKRRQDVNNPGIGDEELERMSGCPREHLEFHLWYLKAKGWIGRVENGMFAITVEGIDRANTEHRRDTSTRLLNHTG; encoded by the coding sequence TTGTTCATTGACTACTACGAACTCCTGGAAATCAGCCCGAACGCCAACTCGGAAACGATAGAACGGGTATTTCGTTATTTTGCTATGCGCTACCATCCCGACAATCAGGATACCGGCGATGCATCACGCTTCAGTGAAATCGCGGAGGCCCATAATACTCTCAAAGATCCGGTCAAACGCGTGCAGTACGACATTCAGTATAAAGACCATTTGAAACTTCGCCGCGAGTTGATTGAGGAAGTCAGCAACACTAAAGGAATCGAACGGGACGGCGTCATTCAGGCCAAACTGCTCTCGCTGCTTTATGTCAAACGTCGACAAGACGTCAACAATCCTGGCATTGGCGATGAAGAACTCGAACGCATGTCGGGCTGTCCGCGTGAACATCTGGAGTTTCATCTCTGGTATCTAAAAGCAAAAGGCTGGATAGGAAGGGTCGAAAACGGGATGTTCGCGATTACCGTAGAAGGCATCGATCGCGCCAATACCGAACATCGTCGTGACACCTCCACCAGACTACTGAATCATACAGGCTGA
- a CDS encoding group II intron maturase-specific domain-containing protein has protein sequence MKGVFEKLDGWLRRRLRCILWRQWKRP, from the coding sequence GTGAAGGGGGTCTTCGAGAAACTCGATGGCTGGCTGCGGCGCAGACTACGCTGCATCCTGTGGCGCCAGTGGAAACGGCCTTGA
- a CDS encoding M20 aminoacylase family protein: protein MPILNRAAEMQDEVAGWRRHLHQTPELNFDVFKTAAFVTDKLKAFGCDDVVTGLGKTGVVGIIRGRLGEGTSIGLRADMDALPLNEITGKPYASTIPGKMHACGHDGHTAMLLGAAKYLAETRNFAGSVAVIFQPAEEGGGGGNEMVKDGMMERFGISKVFGMHNMPGLPVGQFAIKAGPIMAATAEFTITVKGRGGHAAMPHGTIDPIVITSQLVGALQTIASRSTDPVEAVVVSVTKFHAGDAYNVIPESAEIAGTVRTLKGEVARKAEQRVRAICEGVGAAFGATIEVDYNANYPVTFNHPEETVFASDVAADVAGEAHVHRAIQPVMGGEDFSYMLEARPGAFIFIGNGDTAGLHNPAYDFNDEVIPHGMSYWVKLAETALAA, encoded by the coding sequence ATGCCGATCCTGAACCGCGCCGCCGAAATGCAAGACGAGGTCGCCGGCTGGCGCCGCCATCTGCACCAGACGCCGGAGCTGAATTTCGACGTCTTCAAGACCGCCGCCTTCGTCACCGACAAGCTGAAGGCCTTCGGTTGCGACGACGTGGTGACCGGGCTCGGCAAGACCGGCGTCGTCGGCATCATCCGCGGCCGCCTGGGCGAAGGCACGAGCATCGGCCTGCGCGCCGACATGGACGCGCTGCCGCTCAACGAGATCACCGGAAAACCCTACGCCTCGACCATTCCAGGCAAGATGCACGCCTGCGGCCATGACGGCCACACCGCGATGCTGCTCGGTGCTGCCAAATATCTTGCAGAGACGCGCAATTTCGCCGGCTCCGTCGCAGTGATCTTCCAGCCGGCCGAAGAAGGCGGCGGTGGCGGCAACGAGATGGTCAAGGACGGCATGATGGAGCGCTTCGGCATCTCCAAGGTATTCGGCATGCACAACATGCCGGGCCTGCCGGTCGGGCAATTCGCCATCAAGGCGGGCCCGATCATGGCGGCGACCGCCGAATTCACCATCACCGTCAAGGGCCGGGGCGGGCATGCGGCGATGCCGCACGGCACGATCGACCCGATCGTCATCACCAGCCAGCTCGTCGGCGCGCTGCAGACGATCGCCTCGCGCAGCACCGATCCGGTCGAGGCTGTCGTGGTGTCGGTGACGAAATTCCACGCCGGCGATGCCTACAATGTCATTCCCGAGAGCGCCGAGATCGCCGGCACCGTGCGCACGCTGAAGGGGGAGGTCGCCAGGAAGGCTGAGCAGCGCGTGCGCGCCATCTGCGAGGGCGTGGGTGCGGCCTTCGGCGCAACGATCGAGGTCGATTACAATGCCAATTATCCCGTCACCTTCAACCATCCGGAAGAGACGGTCTTTGCCAGCGACGTCGCCGCTGATGTCGCCGGCGAGGCCCATGTGCACCGCGCCATCCAGCCGGTGATGGGCGGCGAGGATTTCTCCTATATGCTGGAGGCGCGGCCCGGCGCCTTCATCTTCATCGGCAATGGCGACACCGCCGGTCTGCACAATCCGGCCTACGACTTCAACGACGAGGTCATCCCGCACGGCATGAGCTATTGGGTGAAGCTCGCGGAGACGGCGCTGGCCGCCTGA
- a CDS encoding D-alanyl-D-alanine carboxypeptidase family protein, which yields MRYRHFLKLLLAGAVALPVLAGPALANPTIVFELGNGKILQHQEAFKRWYPASLTKLMTAYVAFRAIAAGEVQLDSPIKVTKRSAGEPPSKMGFKPGSVMRLDNALKIMLVKSANDVAMAVGENIGGSQVAFAERMNTEARRLGMTGTHFVNPNGLFSPDQYTTARDLGLLVMAIRTEFPQYAPWFSIEGLAVGKKQIPNYNLLIGRYPGADGMKTGFVCPSGFNMIGSATRDGRTLVAVVLGEKSAVTRAETVARLLDHGFATPTPGWLTVAALPSYGDTTSVNNLNDEICKKKPAKEQSESVTVGDKNAPKSPYRKKLDHVPTLVAVGLGGATGPKPKAMLDASGLEYADVPLPNWRPDLPPPPGAEPAVIGSATAAQEPAKAVN from the coding sequence ATGCGGTACAGGCATTTCCTCAAACTATTGCTGGCGGGCGCCGTGGCGCTTCCGGTGCTGGCCGGACCGGCTCTTGCCAATCCGACGATCGTGTTCGAACTGGGGAACGGCAAGATCCTCCAGCATCAGGAGGCTTTCAAGCGCTGGTATCCTGCCTCGCTGACCAAGCTGATGACCGCCTATGTGGCATTTCGCGCGATTGCCGCGGGCGAGGTCCAGCTCGATTCGCCGATCAAGGTCACGAAGCGTTCCGCCGGCGAGCCGCCGAGCAAGATGGGCTTCAAGCCGGGTTCGGTCATGCGGCTCGACAACGCGCTGAAGATAATGTTGGTCAAGTCGGCCAACGATGTCGCCATGGCCGTCGGCGAGAACATCGGCGGTTCGCAGGTCGCTTTCGCCGAACGCATGAACACCGAGGCGCGCCGGCTCGGCATGACCGGAACGCATTTCGTCAACCCGAACGGGCTGTTTTCGCCGGACCAGTATACGACGGCGCGCGACCTCGGCTTGCTGGTGATGGCGATCCGCACTGAATTTCCGCAATATGCCCCATGGTTCTCGATCGAGGGCCTGGCCGTCGGCAAGAAGCAGATCCCGAACTACAATCTCCTGATCGGCCGCTATCCCGGCGCCGACGGCATGAAGACCGGTTTCGTCTGTCCCTCGGGCTTCAACATGATCGGCTCGGCAACACGCGACGGGCGCACGCTGGTGGCGGTGGTGCTTGGCGAGAAGTCGGCCGTCACCCGCGCCGAGACCGTCGCCAGGCTGCTCGACCACGGCTTTGCCACGCCGACACCGGGCTGGTTGACGGTGGCAGCGCTGCCTTCCTATGGCGACACCACATCGGTCAACAACTTGAATGACGAGATTTGCAAGAAGAAGCCGGCTAAGGAGCAGTCGGAATCTGTCACTGTCGGCGATAAGAATGCGCCAAAATCTCCCTATCGGAAAAAGCTCGACCATGTGCCGACATTGGTCGCCGTCGGCCTTGGCGGCGCCACCGGGCCGAAGCCGAAGGCGATGCTCGATGCATCGGGCCTGGAATATGCAGACGTGCCGCTGCCGAACTGGCGGCCTGACCTGCCGCCGCCGCCCGGCGCCGAGCCGGCAGTGATCGGTTCCGCCACTGCGGCCCAGGAGCCCGCCAAGGCCGTGAACTAG
- a CDS encoding CobW family GTP-binding protein has product MSSGFPIAVSVLTGFLGAGKTTLLNRLLRDPALADTAVIINEFGEVAIDHLLVEQASDGIIQLSDGCLCCTVRGELVDTLADLVDRLQTGRIARLARVVIETTGLADPAPVLQSIMAHPALVHAFRLDGVITLVDVVNGNATLDAHVEAVKQVAVADRIVLTKADLATDPRDVEALRARLRQINPGAELLDAGDRRTDVAALFDCGLYNPATKSADVRRWLGEEAAHDHHGDHDHGDHEHNHRHDSRVRAYSLVHDGPVPFSAIEMFLDLLRSAHGERLLRMKGIIELLEDPSRPLVVHGVQKILHPPARLPSWPDGQRGTRLVLITLDMPEDYVRRLFAAFTNRPSIDTPDRAALENNPLAIAGR; this is encoded by the coding sequence ATGAGCAGCGGCTTTCCCATCGCCGTCTCGGTGCTGACCGGTTTTCTCGGCGCCGGCAAGACGACGCTGCTCAACCGGCTGCTCAGGGATCCCGCGCTTGCCGATACCGCGGTCATCATCAACGAGTTCGGCGAGGTGGCGATCGACCATCTCCTGGTCGAACAGGCCTCTGACGGCATAATCCAGCTTTCCGACGGCTGTCTCTGCTGCACGGTGCGCGGCGAACTGGTCGACACGCTGGCCGATCTCGTCGACCGGCTGCAGACCGGCCGCATCGCCCGGCTTGCCCGTGTCGTCATCGAAACCACCGGCCTCGCCGATCCGGCGCCGGTGCTGCAGTCGATCATGGCGCATCCGGCGCTGGTCCATGCCTTCCGGCTCGACGGCGTCATCACGCTGGTCGACGTCGTCAACGGCAATGCGACGCTGGACGCCCATGTCGAGGCGGTGAAGCAGGTGGCCGTCGCCGACCGCATCGTGCTGACGAAAGCCGATCTGGCCACCGATCCGCGCGACGTCGAGGCCTTGCGGGCCCGGCTGCGGCAGATCAATCCGGGTGCCGAGCTGCTCGATGCCGGTGACAGAAGAACCGATGTAGCGGCGCTGTTCGATTGCGGCCTCTACAACCCGGCCACCAAGTCCGCCGACGTGCGGCGCTGGCTGGGCGAGGAAGCCGCCCATGATCACCATGGCGATCATGACCACGGCGACCATGAGCACAATCATCGGCACGATTCCCGCGTGCGCGCCTACTCGTTGGTTCATGACGGGCCGGTGCCGTTTTCGGCGATCGAGATGTTCCTCGACCTGTTGCGATCGGCGCATGGCGAGCGCCTGTTGCGCATGAAGGGCATCATCGAATTGTTGGAAGACCCGTCGCGGCCGCTGGTCGTCCACGGCGTGCAGAAGATCCTGCATCCGCCGGCGCGGCTGCCGTCCTGGCCGGACGGTCAACGCGGCACAAGGCTGGTGCTGATCACGCTCGACATGCCGGAAGATTACGTCCGCCGGCTGTTTGCCGCCTTCACCAACCGGCCGTCGATCGATACACCGGACCGCGCAGCGCTGGAAAACAACCCGCTGGCCATCGCCGGGCGGTAG
- a CDS encoding sulfurtransferase TusA family protein has translation MLEQEDGGQEDRPSSSPAAIYDLKGLNCPLPVLKAKKRLATMQPGSRLWLETTDPLAVIDIPAFCAESGHHLIETAAMSGGHRFLVQRGGG, from the coding sequence ATGCTTGAACAAGAAGATGGGGGCCAGGAAGACAGGCCCTCATCCAGCCCCGCCGCCATCTACGACCTCAAAGGCCTGAACTGCCCGTTGCCCGTGCTCAAGGCAAAAAAGCGGTTGGCCACAATGCAGCCGGGCAGCCGCCTGTGGCTCGAAACCACTGACCCCCTCGCCGTCATCGACATTCCCGCCTTCTGCGCCGAGAGCGGCCATCATCTGATCGAAACGGCAGCGATGTCAGGCGGCCATCGCTTCCTCGTCCAGCGCGGCGGCGGCTGA
- a CDS encoding L,D-transpeptidase family protein, with amino-acid sequence MFAKLARTALVIAALGVAGCNDSSMKDFAPQANKPLPDKILASMKAKGMTRTSPVMARIFKEEGKLEIWKAKTNGRYDLVASYDICKWSGKLGPKYTEGDRQAPEGFYTVRPAQMNPRSSYHLAFNIGYPNAYDRANGRTGSHLMVHGACSSSGCYSMTDAQIEQIYAFGRDAFQGGQTEFQIQAFPFHMTAANMARYRKDPNYEFWKMLKVGYDNFEITKVPPKVDVCQKRYVFNQVAADGATFDPAGACPATTQPDSLKSAFNAYQSTYEAAFNGAVKASVPAPKPTIAGIKEASIVSEWSKKRARGERVPIDPPSFNADGSVTETARMGRIDSPAGRKMAALDAEKAAKQKAEEQRLAAIEAAKAEKEAAKAQALAEKEAAKAAAEAPVVTATVAPSEAAPAVETQAADAESTATRLKKKLFGMFGG; translated from the coding sequence ATGTTTGCCAAGCTTGCCCGCACCGCACTTGTGATTGCCGCGTTAGGCGTCGCCGGCTGCAATGATTCTTCGATGAAGGATTTTGCCCCCCAGGCCAACAAGCCGCTGCCCGACAAGATCCTGGCCAGCATGAAGGCCAAGGGCATGACCCGCACCTCGCCGGTGATGGCCCGCATCTTCAAGGAAGAGGGCAAGCTCGAAATCTGGAAGGCCAAGACCAACGGCCGCTATGACTTGGTCGCCAGCTACGACATCTGCAAATGGTCGGGCAAGCTGGGTCCCAAATACACCGAAGGCGACCGCCAGGCGCCGGAGGGCTTCTATACGGTCCGTCCGGCGCAGATGAATCCGCGGTCGAGCTACCACCTTGCCTTCAACATCGGCTATCCCAACGCCTACGACCGAGCCAATGGCCGCACCGGTTCCCATCTGATGGTCCATGGCGCCTGCTCGTCGTCGGGCTGCTATTCGATGACCGACGCACAGATCGAGCAGATCTACGCCTTCGGCCGCGATGCCTTCCAGGGCGGGCAGACCGAGTTCCAGATCCAGGCCTTTCCGTTCCACATGACCGCCGCCAACATGGCGCGTTATCGCAAAGACCCGAACTACGAATTCTGGAAGATGCTGAAGGTCGGCTACGATAATTTCGAGATCACCAAAGTGCCGCCGAAGGTCGACGTCTGCCAGAAGCGCTATGTCTTCAACCAGGTCGCGGCTGACGGCGCGACCTTCGATCCGGCCGGCGCCTGCCCCGCGACGACGCAGCCGGATTCGCTGAAGAGCGCCTTCAATGCCTATCAGAGCACCTACGAAGCGGCTTTCAACGGCGCGGTCAAGGCCAGCGTGCCGGCGCCCAAGCCGACCATCGCCGGCATCAAGGAAGCCAGCATCGTCTCCGAGTGGTCGAAGAAGCGCGCCCGTGGCGAACGTGTGCCGATCGATCCGCCTTCATTCAACGCCGACGGCTCGGTGACCGAGACGGCGCGCATGGGCCGCATCGATTCGCCGGCGGGCCGCAAAATGGCCGCGCTCGACGCCGAGAAAGCCGCCAAGCAGAAGGCCGAGGAGCAAAGGCTTGCCGCGATAGAAGCAGCCAAGGCCGAGAAAGAGGCGGCCAAGGCTCAGGCTCTGGCCGAGAAGGAAGCTGCCAAGGCCGCCGCAGAAGCGCCTGTCGTCACCGCCACCGTAGCGCCATCGGAGGCCGCCCCGGCAGTCGAAACGCAGGCTGCGGACGCCGAAAGCACGGCGACAAGGTTGAAGAAGAAGCTGTTCGGCATGTTCGGCGGCTGA
- a CDS encoding acetyl-CoA carboxylase carboxyltransferase subunit alpha has product MYNYLDFEKPVADLEGKIVELKKLAENGEAVDVGDEISRLEKRVRDALRDTYRALTPWQKVQVARHPDRPHCVDFIKGLFNDFTPLAGDRNFGEDQAIVGGFARFRGEPVAIIGQEKGSDTASRLKHNFGSVRPEGYRKAVRLMELADRFNIPLLTLVDTAGAYPGVNAEERGQAEAIARSTSACLGLKVPSISVVIGEGGSGGAIAIATANRVYMLEHAIYSVISPEGAASILWRDTTRSKDAATNMKITAQDLLELKIIDAIIPEPLGGAHRGPETVIAATGDLIAKTMKEFSGANTDFREQRREKYLAMGRNL; this is encoded by the coding sequence ATGTACAATTACCTCGATTTCGAAAAGCCGGTTGCCGATCTCGAAGGCAAGATTGTCGAGCTGAAGAAGCTCGCCGAGAATGGCGAGGCGGTCGATGTCGGCGATGAGATCAGCCGTCTCGAGAAACGCGTGCGCGACGCATTGCGCGACACTTATAGGGCGCTGACCCCGTGGCAGAAGGTGCAGGTGGCGCGCCATCCGGACAGGCCGCATTGCGTCGACTTCATCAAGGGCCTGTTCAACGATTTCACCCCGCTTGCCGGCGACCGCAATTTCGGCGAGGACCAGGCGATCGTCGGCGGCTTCGCCCGCTTCCGCGGCGAGCCGGTAGCGATCATCGGCCAGGAAAAGGGTTCGGACACGGCCAGCCGGCTGAAGCATAATTTCGGCTCGGTGCGACCGGAGGGCTATCGCAAGGCGGTGCGGCTGATGGAACTCGCAGACCGCTTCAATATCCCGTTGCTGACGCTGGTCGACACGGCTGGCGCCTACCCCGGCGTCAATGCCGAGGAGCGCGGCCAGGCGGAAGCCATCGCCCGCTCGACCTCGGCCTGTCTCGGCCTGAAGGTGCCGTCGATCTCGGTGGTCATCGGCGAAGGCGGCTCGGGCGGCGCCATCGCGATCGCCACCGCCAACCGCGTCTATATGCTCGAACACGCCATCTATTCGGTGATCTCGCCGGAGGGCGCCGCCTCGATCCTGTGGCGCGACACCACCCGCTCGAAGGATGCGGCGACCAATATGAAGATCACCGCCCAGGACCTGCTGGAGCTGAAGATTATCGACGCCATCATTCCCGAACCGCTCGGCGGCGCCCATCGTGGCCCGGAGACGGTGATTGCCGCCACCGGCGATCTCATCGCCAAAACGATGAAGGAATTCTCCGGCGCCAACACCGATTTTCGTGAGCAGCGCCGCGAGAAATACCTGGCTATGGGGCGAAACCTCTAG